A window of Longispora fulva contains these coding sequences:
- a CDS encoding nucleotidyltransferase domain-containing protein gives MNLVAEHTLLSVVAGSRAFGLATATSDHDRRGVYAAPAPLFWRFDKPPTHLEGPEEERFSWEVERFCGLALTANPNILEVLHSPLVEVITPLGEELLGLRDAFLSRKVHQTYLGYVRAQLNRAENAIARDGTPTWKHVMHLLRLLDAGTGLLATGALTIDVGAERERLLAVRRGEVPWDEVRAWHDAAVVRFEKALPGSPLPAEPDKGRVEDWLVSVRRRSL, from the coding sequence ATGAACCTGGTCGCCGAACACACACTCCTGTCCGTCGTCGCCGGATCGCGCGCCTTCGGGCTGGCCACCGCGACCTCCGACCACGACCGCCGAGGCGTGTACGCGGCCCCCGCGCCCCTGTTCTGGCGCTTCGACAAGCCGCCGACCCACCTGGAGGGGCCGGAGGAGGAGCGGTTCAGCTGGGAGGTCGAGCGGTTCTGCGGCCTGGCCCTGACCGCGAACCCGAACATCCTCGAGGTGCTGCACTCCCCGCTCGTGGAGGTGATCACGCCCCTCGGCGAGGAACTGCTCGGCCTGCGCGACGCGTTCCTGTCCCGCAAGGTCCACCAGACCTACCTCGGGTACGTCCGCGCGCAGCTCAACCGGGCCGAGAACGCCATCGCCCGGGACGGGACGCCGACCTGGAAGCACGTGATGCACCTGCTGCGGCTGCTGGACGCCGGCACCGGGTTGCTGGCGACCGGGGCCCTGACCATCGACGTCGGCGCGGAGCGCGAACGGCTGCTGGCGGTGCGGCGCGGGGAGGTGCCGTGGGACGAGGTGCGCGCCTGGCACGACGCCGCCGTCGTGCGGTTCGAGAAGGCACTGCCGGGCAGCCCGTTGCCCGCGGAACCCGACAAGGGGCGGGTCGAGGACTGGCTGGTGTCGGTGCGGCGGCGGTCGCTGTGA
- a CDS encoding LysE/ArgO family amino acid transporter, translated as MVTHYLAGIVLGLGLITPIGAQNVFVLGQGVSVGLPRALWAVVAAAVCDTLLILLGAAGVGGLLTAVPGLRATMLGAGALFLAFLGVRALRSTVADHEPDAAPAAFTVRGVLGRTVAVSLLNPHAILDTVGVIGAAIVAQPAAGRTLFTAGAVTASWLWFGVLGIGAALARRFFTPRRRVWFDQFSGTVLIVFAVLLVVELVRG; from the coding sequence GTGGTGACCCACTATCTGGCCGGGATCGTGCTCGGCCTCGGCCTGATCACGCCGATCGGCGCGCAGAACGTGTTCGTCCTCGGCCAGGGCGTCAGCGTCGGCCTGCCCCGCGCCCTGTGGGCCGTGGTCGCGGCGGCCGTGTGCGACACGCTGCTGATTCTGCTGGGCGCGGCCGGCGTCGGCGGGCTGCTCACCGCCGTGCCGGGGCTGCGGGCGACGATGCTCGGCGCCGGGGCGCTGTTCCTGGCGTTCCTCGGCGTGCGCGCGCTGCGCTCCACCGTCGCCGACCACGAGCCCGACGCCGCGCCGGCCGCGTTCACGGTGCGCGGGGTCCTGGGCCGCACCGTCGCGGTATCGCTGCTCAACCCGCACGCGATCCTGGACACCGTCGGCGTGATCGGCGCGGCGATCGTCGCCCAGCCGGCGGCCGGCCGGACGCTGTTCACGGCCGGCGCGGTGACCGCGTCCTGGCTCTGGTTCGGGGTGCTCGGGATCGGGGCCGCGCTGGCCCGCCGGTTCTTCACCCCGCGCCGCCGGGTCTGGTTCGACCAGTTCTCGGGCACGGTCCTCATCGTCTTCGCGGTGCTCCTCGTCGTGGAGCTGGTGCGCGGGTAG
- a CDS encoding ABC transporter substrate-binding protein, with protein MKRTALVLAVALALAGCTSAGTETIAAAGTEATGTVEFWHFFTGREADAVAGAVKDFETAHPKIKVVVKDSQDDSKMVQAIAGGKGPDVGLSYSTDMVGKLCASGAWRDLSPYIGRDKVDMGGYPDLVKQYTEYKGKRCAMPFLADSYGLYVNKDQLAEAGITAVPRTLAELADAAKKLTKRSADGTIERAGFLPLFGFYENSASHWGPMVGGTWLKGDETSAIGTDPAWKDLLKWQKDLVDWYGYANLEKFKASLGDEFSADNAFHKGQVSMNVDGEFRAAFLKDQAPDVKFGVAPLPTLTADRHGGGYVTGNVIGVSKTAKNPEAAWELIRYLTNDTKAIVGLSNTLKNIPSTKAALAAPDLQLDADFKVFVDMFNNKNSSTTPPTSSGPAYQETFAKWLEEWQAGKATESGLAEVDKQVNAVLKLGG; from the coding sequence ATGAAACGCACCGCACTGGTCCTCGCCGTGGCCCTGGCTCTGGCCGGCTGCACGTCCGCCGGCACCGAGACGATCGCCGCCGCCGGCACCGAGGCGACCGGCACCGTCGAGTTCTGGCACTTCTTCACCGGACGCGAGGCGGACGCCGTCGCCGGTGCCGTCAAGGACTTCGAGACCGCGCACCCGAAGATCAAGGTGGTGGTCAAGGACAGTCAGGACGACAGCAAGATGGTCCAGGCCATCGCCGGCGGCAAGGGGCCCGACGTCGGGCTGTCCTACTCCACCGACATGGTCGGCAAGCTGTGCGCGTCGGGCGCGTGGCGGGACCTGTCGCCCTACATCGGGCGGGACAAGGTCGACATGGGCGGGTACCCGGACCTGGTCAAGCAGTACACCGAGTACAAGGGGAAGCGGTGCGCGATGCCGTTCCTCGCCGACTCCTACGGGCTCTACGTCAACAAGGACCAGCTCGCCGAGGCGGGGATCACGGCGGTGCCGAGGACCCTCGCGGAGCTGGCCGACGCCGCGAAGAAGCTGACCAAGCGCTCGGCGGACGGCACGATCGAGCGGGCCGGTTTTCTGCCGCTGTTCGGCTTCTACGAGAACTCCGCCTCGCACTGGGGCCCGATGGTCGGCGGCACGTGGCTCAAGGGCGACGAGACCTCGGCGATCGGTACGGACCCGGCGTGGAAGGACCTGCTGAAGTGGCAGAAGGACCTCGTGGACTGGTACGGGTACGCGAACCTGGAGAAGTTCAAGGCCAGCCTGGGCGACGAGTTCTCCGCCGACAACGCCTTCCACAAGGGCCAGGTGTCGATGAACGTGGACGGCGAGTTCCGGGCGGCGTTCCTCAAGGACCAGGCGCCGGACGTGAAGTTCGGGGTCGCCCCGCTGCCGACCCTGACCGCCGACCGGCACGGCGGCGGCTACGTCACCGGGAACGTGATCGGCGTGTCCAAGACGGCGAAGAACCCCGAGGCCGCCTGGGAGCTGATCCGCTACCTGACCAACGACACCAAGGCGATCGTCGGGCTGTCCAACACGTTGAAGAACATCCCGAGCACCAAGGCCGCGCTGGCGGCCCCCGACCTGCAGCTCGACGCCGACTTCAAGGTGTTCGTGGACATGTTCAACAACAAGAACTCCTCCACCACCCCGCCGACCTCCTCCGGGCCCGCCTACCAGGAGACGTTCGCCAAGTGGCTCGAGGAGTGGCAGGCCGGCAAGGCCACCGAGTCCGGGCTGGCCGAGGTCGACAAGCAGGTCAACGCCGTGCTGAAGCTGGGCGGCTGA
- a CDS encoding benzoate/H(+) symporter BenE family transporter, whose amino-acid sequence MTIFRDFSPSAAVAALVAVLVGFSGPFAIVTQAADAGHLTAGQRASWVWAIAVGSGVTSLALSWWTRMPVITAWSTPGAALLVTSLGDHPYRAAVGAFLFSAVAMTVIGLTGVFGRLIDRIPKGIVSALLAGILLQFVLHAFQAVPGAPVLTVAVIVVFVLAKRLLSRYAVLVALLVGVAIAAAQGQLDGLSQVTAHVTRPEFTMPAFSLSAVISIGIPMLLVTSASQNAPGLGVLRASGYTPDDRKLLGGTGIVSVLLAPFGSHAVNLAAITAAICTGPEAHPDPRRRYTAGVFYLLIGVFSAGLVQAFSALPKALIAVVAGVALLGAVLTGLVGAVEDVPAREAALITLAVTASGVTVLGVGSAFWGLLAGLAAHGVLTLRTRKRVSASGTIGA is encoded by the coding sequence GTGACGATCTTCCGGGACTTCTCCCCCTCCGCGGCCGTGGCGGCCCTCGTCGCGGTGCTGGTCGGTTTCTCCGGCCCGTTCGCGATCGTGACCCAGGCCGCCGACGCCGGGCACCTCACGGCCGGGCAGCGCGCCTCCTGGGTGTGGGCGATCGCCGTCGGCAGCGGGGTGACGTCGCTCGCGCTGAGCTGGTGGACCCGGATGCCGGTGATCACCGCCTGGTCGACGCCGGGCGCGGCGCTGCTGGTCACGTCGCTCGGGGACCATCCGTACCGGGCGGCGGTCGGGGCGTTCCTGTTCAGTGCCGTCGCGATGACGGTCATCGGGCTGACCGGCGTGTTCGGGCGGCTGATCGACCGGATCCCGAAGGGCATCGTGTCGGCGCTGCTCGCCGGCATTCTGCTGCAGTTCGTGCTGCACGCGTTCCAGGCGGTGCCCGGCGCGCCCGTGCTCACCGTCGCGGTGATCGTGGTGTTCGTGCTGGCCAAAAGACTCCTCTCCCGGTACGCGGTCCTCGTCGCCCTCCTCGTCGGGGTCGCGATCGCCGCAGCCCAGGGGCAGCTCGACGGGTTGTCGCAGGTCACCGCGCACGTGACCCGGCCGGAGTTCACGATGCCGGCGTTCTCGCTGTCGGCGGTGATCAGCATTGGCATCCCCATGCTGCTGGTCACGTCAGCCTCGCAGAACGCGCCCGGGCTGGGGGTGCTGCGGGCGTCCGGCTACACCCCCGACGACCGGAAGCTGCTCGGCGGGACCGGGATCGTGTCGGTGCTCCTCGCCCCGTTCGGCAGCCACGCGGTCAACCTGGCCGCCATCACGGCCGCGATCTGCACCGGGCCCGAGGCGCACCCCGACCCGCGCAGGCGGTACACCGCCGGGGTGTTCTACCTGCTCATCGGGGTGTTCTCCGCCGGGCTCGTGCAGGCGTTCTCCGCACTGCCCAAGGCCCTGATCGCCGTCGTGGCCGGGGTGGCGCTGCTCGGGGCGGTGCTCACCGGGCTCGTCGGGGCCGTCGAGGACGTGCCCGCCCGGGAGGCCGCGCTGATCACCCTGGCGGTCACGGCGTCCGGGGTCACCGTTCTCGGCGTCGGGTCGGCGTTCTGGGGGCTCCTGGCCGGGCTGGCGGCGCACGGGGTGCTCACGCTGCGTACCCGAAAAAGGGTTTCGGCCTCGGGGACAATCGGCGCATGA
- a CDS encoding carbohydrate ABC transporter permease: protein MRYAARRRLAVISFTAPALLGITIFFVYPLVASVFLSFTKFDLLSTPRWVGFDNYAFMFEDASLRKAVYNTAWLVAVMVPAKVLGSLLTGFLLTKYRKASGFYRTIFYLPYLAPPVAATIAFVALFKPGTGPVNAILESVGIDGPLWFNDPDLSKPSLTLLLLWGMGDLVVIFLAAMLDVPTALYEAAELDGANAWHKMRHITLPTISPVILFAVITTTIATLQYFTQAAVAASVASDQATTGGGISSTFGYPQESTFTYPLWLYVVGFRYGAMGYANALAVVLFLVAFSVTVILLRRNKAFLGGAS, encoded by the coding sequence GTGAGGTACGCCGCCCGCCGCAGACTCGCCGTCATCTCGTTCACCGCCCCGGCGCTCCTGGGGATCACGATCTTCTTCGTGTACCCGCTGGTCGCCAGCGTGTTCCTGTCGTTCACGAAGTTCGACCTGCTCAGTACGCCGAGGTGGGTCGGGTTCGACAACTACGCGTTCATGTTCGAGGACGCGAGTCTGCGGAAGGCGGTGTACAACACGGCGTGGCTGGTGGCCGTGATGGTGCCGGCCAAGGTGCTGGGGTCGTTGCTGACCGGGTTCCTGCTGACGAAGTACCGGAAAGCCTCGGGTTTCTACCGCACCATCTTCTACCTGCCCTACCTCGCGCCGCCGGTCGCGGCGACCATCGCGTTCGTCGCGCTGTTCAAGCCGGGCACCGGGCCGGTCAACGCGATCCTGGAGTCGGTCGGCATCGACGGGCCGCTGTGGTTCAACGACCCGGACCTGTCCAAGCCGTCGCTGACCCTGCTGCTGCTGTGGGGCATGGGCGACCTGGTGGTGATCTTCCTGGCCGCGATGCTCGACGTGCCGACGGCCCTGTACGAGGCCGCCGAGCTCGACGGGGCCAACGCCTGGCACAAGATGCGGCACATCACGCTGCCGACGATCTCGCCGGTGATCCTGTTCGCCGTGATCACCACGACGATCGCGACGTTGCAGTACTTCACCCAGGCGGCGGTCGCGGCCAGTGTCGCCTCCGACCAGGCCACCACGGGCGGCGGGATCAGCTCGACCTTCGGCTATCCGCAGGAGTCGACGTTCACCTACCCGCTGTGGCTGTACGTCGTCGGGTTCCGCTACGGCGCGATGGGCTACGCCAACGCCCTGGCCGTGGTGCTGTTCCTCGTCGCGTTCTCCGTGACCGTCATCCTGCTCCGCCGCAACAAGGCGTTCCTGGGAGGTGCCTCGTGA
- a CDS encoding SagB family peptide dehydrogenase, with product MPYRRSKEEVEAAAGEVDYLRTVGSFAMQHTIVSIYSPSTVVKTPETTIRGRWATPGEDFSGEQLLLNYRPDNARISFQLGIGRFFEPDAVLTACHAELEEDLRAVATLPKPKRIRTGLSAVVDNRRSTRDFGKDPVSLADLATVLHHAQGMTGELPYGNPNDPHGVIRLRTVPSGGGLYPVTLFVQAFHVDGLADGAYEYLPHAHALGVVEFDGDPASVLRSVDFDVAGSGFVLTYVYNLLHNSRKYGDAGVVFGLIEVGGISQTVHLTRTALALAGVDQGGYDKQGIERALGLDGLSRHVVHMTVIGQEG from the coding sequence GTGCCCTACCGGAGAAGTAAGGAAGAGGTCGAGGCCGCCGCGGGAGAGGTCGACTACCTGCGCACCGTCGGCAGCTTCGCGATGCAGCACACGATCGTGTCGATCTACTCCCCGTCCACCGTGGTGAAGACCCCCGAGACGACGATCCGGGGCCGGTGGGCCACGCCGGGCGAGGACTTCAGCGGGGAGCAGCTACTGCTCAACTACCGCCCCGACAACGCCAGGATCAGCTTCCAGCTCGGCATCGGCCGGTTCTTCGAACCCGACGCGGTGCTCACCGCCTGCCACGCGGAGCTCGAGGAGGACCTGCGCGCGGTGGCGACCCTACCGAAGCCGAAGCGGATCAGGACCGGGCTGTCGGCGGTGGTCGACAACCGGCGCAGCACCCGCGACTTCGGCAAGGATCCGGTGAGCCTGGCCGACCTGGCCACGGTGCTGCACCACGCGCAGGGGATGACCGGGGAGCTGCCCTACGGCAACCCGAACGACCCGCACGGCGTGATACGGCTGCGCACCGTGCCGTCGGGCGGCGGGCTGTACCCGGTCACCCTGTTCGTGCAGGCATTCCACGTGGACGGGCTGGCCGACGGGGCGTACGAGTACCTGCCGCACGCGCACGCCCTCGGCGTCGTCGAGTTCGACGGCGACCCGGCGAGCGTGCTGCGGTCCGTGGACTTCGACGTCGCCGGCTCCGGCTTCGTGCTGACGTACGTGTACAACCTGCTGCACAACTCGCGCAAGTACGGCGACGCGGGCGTGGTGTTCGGGCTGATCGAGGTCGGCGGGATCAGCCAGACCGTGCACCTGACCCGCACGGCCCTCGCGCTCGCCGGCGTCGACCAGGGCGGCTACGACAAGCAGGGCATCGAACGGGCCCTCGGCCTCGACGGGCTGTCCCGGCACGTGGTGCACATGACCGTCATCGGACAGGAAGGCTGA
- a CDS encoding enoyl-CoA hydratase/isomerase family protein, whose translation MTETAGLRAEVADDGVATLTIARPEKRNAFTAAMWSAFPGVLAPLAADPRVRVLLVTGEGGTFSAGADIAELSETYSDPARADAFHGTVVAAEEALAAFPRPTLAVVRGSCVGGGCQLAVACDLRFAEPGARFGITPAKLGVVYSSVPTARLTRLVGPARAKYLLYSAELVSAARAEAWGLVDEVADDVDARAREFARILASRSPQTLGAAKAVVDAAATGGDAQAAVEPWERRSRVGPDVREGLAAFLEGRQPHFTP comes from the coding sequence GTGACCGAAACTGCTGGCCTGCGGGCCGAGGTGGCCGACGACGGGGTGGCCACCCTGACCATCGCGCGCCCGGAGAAGCGCAACGCGTTCACCGCCGCCATGTGGTCGGCGTTCCCCGGGGTGCTCGCCCCGCTCGCCGCCGACCCCAGGGTCCGGGTCCTGCTGGTCACCGGCGAGGGCGGCACCTTCTCCGCCGGCGCGGACATCGCCGAGCTCAGCGAGACCTACTCCGACCCGGCGCGCGCGGACGCGTTCCACGGGACCGTCGTCGCGGCGGAGGAGGCGCTCGCCGCCTTCCCGAGGCCGACGCTGGCCGTCGTGCGCGGGTCCTGCGTCGGCGGCGGCTGCCAGCTGGCCGTGGCCTGTGACCTGCGGTTCGCCGAGCCCGGGGCCCGGTTCGGGATCACCCCGGCGAAGCTCGGCGTCGTGTACTCCTCGGTGCCGACGGCCCGGCTGACCCGGCTGGTCGGCCCGGCCCGGGCGAAGTACCTGCTCTACTCCGCCGAGTTGGTGTCGGCCGCCCGCGCCGAGGCCTGGGGCCTGGTGGACGAGGTGGCCGACGACGTCGACGCCCGGGCCCGGGAGTTCGCCCGGATCCTGGCGTCGCGGTCCCCGCAGACCCTCGGCGCGGCGAAGGCCGTGGTCGACGCGGCGGCGACCGGCGGGGACGCCCAGGCGGCCGTGGAGCCGTGGGAGAGGCGGTCGCGGGTCGGCCCGGACGTGCGGGAGGGGCTGGCGGCCTTCCTCGAGGGCCGCCAGCCCCACTTCACCCCTTGA
- a CDS encoding carbohydrate ABC transporter permease, which yields MKSRLVWIAQHSIGIALTIMFMGPVVFIVLTSLMSGEQALTANFWPTSWHPENYVEVFQRTPMPRYLLNTILYAGGATGAMLLASVPTAYALAKIKFKGRTTMFLAVICMMMLPPQVVTVPLYLMWAKVGLTGTLWPLIIPMLLGDAFSIFLLRQFLLTIPDEYLDAARVDGCGEWKTLLRVVLPMAKPGIAATAMFQFFYAWNDYYGPLLYTSENESNWTLSLGLASFRSLHHVEWNLVMAATVLVMAPVILVFFLAQKAFVEGVTLTGVKG from the coding sequence GTGAAGTCCCGACTGGTCTGGATCGCCCAGCACAGCATCGGCATCGCCCTGACCATCATGTTCATGGGCCCCGTCGTGTTCATCGTCCTCACCTCCCTGATGAGCGGGGAACAGGCCCTCACCGCCAACTTCTGGCCGACGAGCTGGCACCCGGAGAACTACGTCGAGGTGTTCCAACGCACCCCCATGCCCCGCTACCTGCTCAACACGATCCTGTACGCGGGCGGCGCGACGGGCGCGATGCTGCTGGCCAGCGTGCCGACGGCGTACGCGCTGGCGAAGATCAAGTTCAAGGGCCGGACCACGATGTTCCTCGCGGTCATCTGCATGATGATGCTCCCGCCCCAGGTGGTGACCGTGCCGCTGTACCTGATGTGGGCGAAGGTCGGGCTCACCGGCACCCTGTGGCCGCTGATCATCCCGATGCTGCTCGGCGACGCGTTCTCGATCTTCCTGCTGCGGCAGTTCCTGCTGACCATCCCCGACGAGTACCTCGACGCGGCGCGGGTCGACGGGTGCGGCGAGTGGAAGACCCTGCTGCGGGTGGTGCTGCCGATGGCCAAGCCGGGCATCGCGGCGACGGCCATGTTCCAGTTCTTCTACGCCTGGAACGACTACTACGGGCCTCTGCTCTACACCAGCGAGAACGAGTCGAACTGGACGCTGTCGCTGGGGTTGGCGTCCTTCCGCAGCCTGCACCACGTGGAGTGGAACCTGGTGATGGCCGCGACGGTGCTCGTGATGGCACCGGTGATCCTCGTGTTCTTCCTCGCGCAGAAGGCGTTCGTGGAGGGCGTCACGCTGACCGGGGTCAAGGGGTGA
- a CDS encoding glycosyl hydrolase family 8, whose product MPRPPVIALSVTIVAALALGGLAVLPAAAAEPNLALNRPVAVSSSESSSYGGAKAVDGSTSSRWASVEGHDPEWLRVDLGATYPVTRVLLRWEAAYAKSYRVEVSDDTTTWRPLFSTTTGNGASDDLTGLSGSGRYVRVYGTQRGTAYGYSLFEIEVYGGATPTPSASASPTASPTASPSPTVSPTTPPAGQAVPFGSHVYPYAAGTLRPTGSQSAQDQAVVAFYQKWKTNFLRQNCGNGWYEVISPDADHPYVAEAQGYGMVIVATMAGADPDAKKIFDGMVKFMLAHPSVNNKDLLAAEQDTACKSVNGGDSATDGDMDVAYGLLLAAQQWGNAGTYDYQQLAVKHVNAIKAGEINPSTHLLTLGDWDTSGDPMYYVTRPSDHMIDHFRAFRKATGDAAWDTIRQAHQTLTTNLENQYSPNTGLLPDFVVNTNSSPKPAAGKVLEDPNDGYHWWNSCRTPWRLGADAAVSGDAASRTSARKMTSWIRSKTGGDPAKIAVGYKLDGTQISSGSEPAFFAPFAVAAINDPGAQPWVDALWSKMLTTTPGVNDYYSTSIQLQTMIVVSGNYWQP is encoded by the coding sequence ATGCCCCGCCCCCCTGTGATCGCCCTGTCCGTCACGATCGTCGCGGCCCTGGCCCTCGGCGGCCTGGCCGTACTGCCAGCGGCCGCCGCCGAGCCCAACCTGGCCCTGAACCGGCCCGTCGCCGTGTCCTCGTCGGAGTCGTCGTCCTACGGCGGTGCCAAGGCCGTCGACGGTTCGACCAGCAGCCGGTGGGCCTCCGTCGAGGGCCACGACCCGGAGTGGCTCCGGGTGGACCTCGGCGCGACGTACCCGGTGACCCGGGTCCTGCTGCGCTGGGAGGCCGCGTACGCGAAGTCCTACCGGGTCGAGGTCTCCGACGACACCACCACGTGGCGGCCGTTGTTCTCGACCACGACCGGCAACGGGGCCAGTGACGACCTCACCGGCCTGTCCGGCTCGGGCCGCTACGTCCGGGTGTACGGCACGCAGCGCGGCACGGCCTACGGCTATTCCCTGTTCGAGATCGAGGTGTACGGCGGCGCGACCCCGACGCCGAGCGCCTCGGCGAGCCCGACCGCCAGCCCGACCGCGAGCCCCAGCCCGACGGTCAGCCCGACCACGCCCCCCGCCGGCCAGGCGGTCCCGTTCGGCAGCCACGTCTACCCCTACGCTGCCGGCACCCTGCGGCCCACCGGCTCGCAGTCCGCCCAGGACCAGGCGGTGGTGGCGTTCTACCAGAAGTGGAAGACCAACTTCCTGCGGCAGAACTGCGGCAACGGCTGGTACGAGGTGATCTCCCCGGACGCCGACCACCCGTACGTCGCCGAGGCACAGGGCTACGGCATGGTCATCGTCGCCACGATGGCCGGCGCCGACCCGGACGCGAAGAAGATCTTCGACGGCATGGTGAAGTTCATGCTCGCCCACCCCTCGGTGAACAACAAGGACCTCCTGGCCGCCGAGCAGGACACGGCGTGTAAGAGCGTCAACGGCGGCGACTCGGCCACCGACGGCGACATGGACGTCGCGTACGGGCTGCTGCTGGCCGCCCAGCAGTGGGGCAACGCCGGCACGTACGACTATCAGCAGTTGGCCGTGAAGCACGTCAACGCGATCAAGGCCGGCGAGATCAACCCGTCGACCCACCTGCTCACCCTGGGCGACTGGGACACGTCGGGTGACCCGATGTACTACGTCACCCGGCCGTCCGACCACATGATCGACCACTTCCGGGCGTTCCGGAAGGCGACCGGCGACGCGGCCTGGGACACGATCCGCCAGGCGCACCAGACGTTGACGACGAACCTGGAGAACCAGTACTCGCCGAACACCGGCCTGCTGCCCGACTTCGTGGTGAACACGAACTCGAGCCCGAAGCCGGCGGCCGGCAAGGTCCTGGAGGACCCGAACGACGGGTACCACTGGTGGAACTCCTGCCGCACCCCGTGGCGGCTCGGCGCCGACGCGGCGGTCAGCGGCGACGCGGCCAGCCGGACCAGTGCCCGGAAGATGACCAGCTGGATCCGGTCGAAGACGGGCGGTGACCCGGCGAAGATCGCGGTCGGCTACAAGCTGGACGGCACCCAGATCTCCTCGGGCAGCGAGCCGGCGTTCTTCGCGCCGTTCGCCGTCGCGGCGATCAACGACCCGGGCGCGCAGCCCTGGGTGGACGCGTTGTGGTCGAAGATGCTGACCACGACCCCCGGCGTCAACGACTACTACTCGACGAGCATCCAGCTCCAGACGATGATCGTGGTGTCCGGGAACTACTGGCAGCCGTAA
- a CDS encoding ROK family transcriptional regulator produces the protein MARLAGSSRLLRAINESAALGHLLERGPLTRGDLRALTRLSKPTTSDVLRRLEEAGLAMIVGRTSGGPGPNADVYAANPNAAYAAAVSVRDTLGSATMPALAAAVCDLTGTLRARAELHVDPRATDPVDAVTDALAEVCRQAGISLRQLDHVQVAVPGSYDARTDTVHHIDVPGWSRPGLVGELRRRVLKVVDVDNDVNLAAVAERHRGVAAHPDGGAAEGFALLWLGEGIGLAIDLAGTLLRGARQGAGEIGYMPIGLPGPDGRPDFQDLVGGPAVEVLAREHGFAARTGPAAVALAVAAGTPEAAAFLAALAERIAVGLAAVVAVLDPPLVVLAGEVSQAGGEPLRAAVEAALNTAGPLRTPISSTGVTDDAALLGALDAALSAVREHLLSGLQF, from the coding sequence ATGGCGAGGCTTGCGGGGTCCTCACGACTACTCCGGGCGATCAACGAATCCGCCGCGCTCGGCCACCTGCTCGAACGGGGCCCCCTCACCCGGGGCGACCTGCGGGCGCTCACCCGGCTGTCCAAGCCGACCACCTCCGACGTGCTCCGCCGGCTCGAGGAGGCGGGCCTGGCGATGATCGTGGGCCGGACCAGCGGCGGGCCGGGCCCCAACGCCGACGTGTACGCGGCCAACCCGAACGCCGCGTACGCCGCGGCGGTGTCGGTGCGCGACACCCTGGGCAGCGCCACCATGCCGGCCCTCGCCGCGGCCGTGTGCGACCTGACCGGCACCCTGCGGGCCCGCGCCGAGCTGCACGTGGACCCCCGGGCCACCGACCCGGTCGACGCGGTCACCGACGCGCTCGCCGAGGTGTGCCGGCAGGCCGGGATCTCCCTACGCCAGCTCGACCACGTGCAGGTCGCGGTGCCCGGCTCCTACGACGCGCGGACCGACACCGTGCACCACATCGACGTGCCGGGCTGGAGCCGGCCCGGGCTGGTCGGCGAGCTGCGCCGCCGGGTGCTCAAGGTCGTCGACGTCGACAACGACGTGAACCTCGCCGCCGTCGCCGAACGGCACCGGGGAGTTGCCGCGCACCCGGACGGAGGCGCGGCCGAGGGCTTCGCGCTGCTCTGGCTCGGCGAGGGCATCGGCCTGGCCATCGACCTCGCCGGCACTCTGCTGCGCGGGGCCCGGCAGGGGGCTGGCGAGATCGGGTACATGCCGATCGGGCTGCCCGGCCCCGACGGCCGGCCCGACTTCCAGGACCTGGTCGGAGGCCCGGCCGTCGAGGTCCTCGCCCGCGAGCACGGGTTCGCCGCCCGCACCGGTCCGGCGGCCGTGGCCCTGGCGGTCGCGGCCGGCACCCCCGAGGCGGCGGCCTTCCTCGCCGCGCTCGCCGAACGGATCGCCGTCGGTCTCGCCGCCGTCGTCGCGGTCCTCGACCCGCCGCTCGTCGTCCTCGCCGGTGAGGTGTCGCAGGCCGGGGGCGAGCCGCTGCGGGCGGCCGTCGAGGCGGCGCTGAACACCGCCGGCCCGTTGCGTACCCCGATCAGCAGCACCGGGGTCACCGATGACGCCGCCCTGCTCGGCGCGCTGGACGCGGCCCTGTCCGCCGTCCGGGAACACCTGTTGTCCGGTTTGCAGTTCTGA